DNA from Vulpes vulpes isolate BD-2025 chromosome 9, VulVul3, whole genome shotgun sequence:
CCCTGGCCCACTTGGCATCCCCCAGGCAGGAGGGCTATGGCTGGATCAACTACAGGCAAAATGTATGTAATGTAAAGGTTGCCATTTCGTCCTAAGTatccagttcagtggcattaagtacattcacattgttgtacgaCCTTCACcaccattcatctccagaactttcatatcttcccaaactgaaactctgtcctcaTGAAAGTTATTCTTTGCCCCCTTTCTCCAACCCTGGCTTCCACCATTCCACTTTCCTTCTCTGAGTTGACCCTTCAAGGGACCTCATACGAGTGGGATCATGCAGTATtggtccttttgtgactggcatGTCAttcagcatgttttcaaggttcatctgtgttgtagtatattatcagtatttcattccatgttttaattaaaaataattaaaaataactaaaaaacacataataaaatttgCCAACTTTAAGTGTACTAATCAGTAGTGTTAAGTCCACTCACATTCTCGTACCAAAGACCTTTACTCCTTCCCATGCCACTGATGAACTTTGCTTGTGCTATTAGATACAATCCTAAGACTCTCTTTAgatagtcatatttttaaaaacttttaccATCACGGTAAATGGAAACAGCAGTATTATTTGTCAAAAAACAAAGGCACCCATAAACTACCATAAAAACACATGGATGTAAATACATTGTGGCCAGATTCTGTTGTTGCCTGGGAAAGGCCTTGAGCTTGAGAGATGCTGGGATACCAAACCACTGAGAGCTTCTCCTTGAGGGACATAGGACTGAAAGGAGTCAAAGAAATCCAGCTCTCTGCATGTAATTTCAGGGTGTTACTTGCCAGGGTTGTGATCCCTCATATCAACCGAAGTTGTGTCTATGGTTCCCCTTTGGGGAGCACCTGGTGTAGATGCAGTTAGGAGGCCCAGTTTCTGGAATTAGCCCCTTGTCACCTCCCACTGCatcccattcccctgcccacaGGAGAAACAAAGTCCTGAACCACTTCAGCATCATGCAGCAGCGACGGCTCAAGGATCAGGATCAGGAGGAGGAAGACGAGGAAAAGGAGAAGCGCAGCCGAAAGAAAGCCAGTGAGCTGCGCATCCACGACCTGGAGGATGACCTGGAGATGTCGTCTGACGACAGCGAGGCCAGTGGTGAGGAAGGTGAGGCCGGTGGAGCCcccggggtgactgggtgatccGCATAGCCTGGTGATCTGTGCTTGCGTCGTACTTTGTCAAGGTTTCTGAGTGATGGCCCAGGGAGGTTAGTGCCACTGAAGCTTAGTCACAGCCCCCTGGGAATGAGAGCAGGGCTCAGCAGGCTACACAGGCCACTGGGCAAGCACCTGAGTTGGTAGGAGGCAGAAAGCTACAGGAAGGTCTCAGCTGTGGCCTTTATTGGGGCTCCCACGGGATGTGCAATGCAGGGGGACAGAGGGTGCAACAGCTTCAGGTTGGCCAATTCAAATAATTCTGGCCACCGGCTGGTTTCTGATTGTTGGTACCCGGTCCTGGGGGATGCAGGGAAGGAGGTGGCGTTCCTGAGTGTGAGAACCGGAGAGGGAGAGTCAGGGGTGTAGACTTGCATTGGTCGGGTTTGCTCGGGAGAGGTGGGTCCTTGGGGGCCTCGGCCCCCGAGGTAGGCGGACCTCCTCGGATACACCAAATAGGATGAGCACCAGCCTGAGTCCCCCTCTGCTTCTGCAGGGGGCAGAGCCCCCAAGGCCAAGAAGAAGGCCCCACCCACCAAGGGgaccaagaagaagaaaaagaagaagggctCCGACGATGAGGCCTTCGAGGACAGCGACGATGGGGATTTCGAGGGCCAGGAGGTGGACTACATGTCGGACGGCTCGAGGTAAGGCGGGCGGGAGGCGGCCGAGGGGTCGGGGCCAGGATGGCCCAGGCCGGCCCTCACCCTCTGGTTCTGTCTTCTAGCAGCTcccaggaggagctggagggCAAGCCCAAGGTCGTCCAGCAGGAGGAGGGCCCCAAGGGCGTAGATGAGCAGAGCGAGAGCAGCGAGGAGAGCGAGGAGGAGAAGCCGCCcgaggaggacaaggaggaggaggaggagaagaaggcgCCCACGCCCCAGGAAAAGAAGCGTAGGAAAGGTGGGTCCCCTCCCTGCAtcccagcccaccccccaccccccaccccctagccCCTTACCCGAGGTGGGGCTGGCACGGGCGGGCACCCCGGCAGCCACACCTCTCCTCTGGCCCCCAGCAGACAGCAGCGACGAGTCGGACAGCTCGGAGGAGAGCGACATTGACAGCGAGGCGTCCTCGGCCCTCTTCATGGCGGTAAGGCCCGgcccgggggcgggagggggcaggCGGCGGGCTGTCTGTAGACTCACGTCCGGGACCCCATTTCCACAGAAGAAGAAGACACCCCCCAAGCGGGAGCGGAGGCCGTCGGGAGGCAGCTCTCGGGGCAACAGCCGGCCGGGCAGCCCGAGCGCGGAGAGTGGCAGCACATCCTCCACCCTGCGGGCCGCTGCCAGCAAGCTGGAGCAAGGTGAGCGGGACCCGGCCTCACGCCTCCTCTTCTCCCACCCTTGGCCCGCATTCTGCTTCGGGAGCCGAGGCCTATGtgccccctgggccccctgcACTGGGATCCTGGCACCCCTCCGCCTGGGCTCCCCGACCTTGAGCACAGGACTCAGCCCTGTTCCTGCTCCCCCAGGCAAGCGGACCAATGAGACGCCGGTGGCCAAGCGTCTGCGGCTGGACCCGGGGCCCCAGAGCCTGTCGGGGAAGTCAACCCCTCAGCCCCAGTCGGGGAAGTCGACCCCCAGCAGCGGGTACGTTGTGGGGGGaatggcaggggcggggcgggggtgtggggaggcCGCCTGCGGACGCCCGCCCACGCCGCCCTCTGCTCGGCCCCACAGAGACGTGCAGGTGACCGAGGACGCGGTGCGCCGCTACCTGACGCGGAAGCCCATGACCACCAAGGACCTGCTGAAGAAGTTCCAGACCAAGAAGACGGGGCTGAGCAGCGAGCAGACCGTGAACGTGCTCGCACAGATCCTCAAGCGGCTCAACCCCGAGCGCAAGATGATCAGCGACAAGATGCACTTCTCCCTCAAGGAGTGACGGGCGGCGCCCGCCCACCTGCCCAATAAACAGGCTCCATCGCCAGAACCTCCTGGGTGCTCGCATTGTCTGTCACCTGCTCCCTGAGTCCCAGAGCCCCCCTCGTCAGTGCGGGATCACCCCGGGCCGTCCTCTGGTCTCCCAGGTCCCTCCCTCCAGGAACCTTCCCCTGCCCCTTGGAGCTGGCTCCTTAGTCCTCAGCCCATGGTGCTCTCTGCGTGTCTGCGTGGGCGGCCGTCCCTCCAGCTCGCTTCGggttctgccttcagctctgccccccccccccccccccccagcccatgAAGTGCTCGGCTCCCAGGCCCGGGCTCTCCATTCGgctcctctctgcttcctcttcaGATCAGCGGATCTGCTTGTGGTTTGACCCCTTCTTTCACATTTTAAGCGTCTGGTCTTACCACGgtctgtgccaggcacctggTTCCTGACGCTTGCGGGCCTCCTGACTCCTCTCCATGATTGATTCTTGTGTTTTACGACTTGGGTTGGGGACCTGAGGCTGGCGCAGGGGTTCTGGGGGCCCCCCCGGGGGCAGTCGGCTTTACAGGCAAATCTTGCAGGTGCATTTGGCCTCAgctccaccccccccctccccaccccaggagcccctcacCAGGCCCAGATTAGGTGGTTCTCAGCGGGTGGGCTCTGTCCTAGTGGCCACAGAATCCTGAACCCTTTTGTTGCCAGTGTCAGCACCTGGGCCCTATTTTTCAGCTTTCCAGCGATGTTTCTAGGGCTTCCCTTATTTCCAGCGACTTTGttaggcatttatttttatctcgCGTTGCTGGCGCGCTGCCGTGGGAAGGCTCTTTGAGTTCACGGACAGTTTCATTGCTGGAAATGGAATTTGGCAGCTGGCGCTACTTTTGAATCCCTGTACTGAGGGATCCGGCTGGGGGGCAGGCTGCGGCGCTTCCGTCCTGCCCGAGGCTGCACACGAGGCCAACAACCTCCCCACCCCGTTCCGCGGGCCCTGGGCCGCCGAGCAGGGATGCCGGAGACGTCAGGCTAATTCCTAGGAATGTCCCAGGTCTGTCCAGCTCCCTCCCCAGCGTTCTGCCAGGCCTCTTGGGGCTGCAGGAAGGCAGTGTTGCCCCTGGCCTCCCCACGCAGGCCGGAGCCACGTGCCCCGGTGGTTAGGAGCAAGGCCCTGGGGTTCAGCACGATGTGGCTTCCAATCCTGGCTACTGTTCAATCCCGGTGACTCTGGTCCGGTCACTTTCTGTCTGAGGCTGGTCTCCGCAAGCACCGCAGTAGCCACCACACCAGAATGACCGAAGCCTCGGTCACAGTGGAGTTCCCGTCACTCCCGGTCTCTGCTGATGTACAGCGGGCAGCGGTCCTGAGCTTGTGCCGCTGCTCACCCGCGTGGCATGAAATCCTGGCGCCAGATTTGTCCAGGGGCAGCGGGGCGTGATTGGCGGCTTCCGGAGCGAATGCTCAACGGCTGCCGGTTTGCACCCCTGCCCACAGCGTGGAGTAGGGGTGCATGGCACACGCGCCCGcaccacacacaccccccccagCGGGGGGTGAGCGCACTTGCTGGGTTTTGCCACCGGAGCTGCAGGGTCCCACCTATGTTTCCGCCCCCCTGACCTACATGGGACCCAGCACCTCTTTAAATGTACCCAAGTCATTCGAGCTTCCTTTCCCTCAAAGGAGGGCTTATTCTCGAAAGCTCACCGTCAGGCAGCGTGTTAAACCCTAAATGCACCATCTGTCCTCAGAACCTCGCGTGGGAAGGACTCTGATTAGCCCCCTCTCACAGGTGAGGGGTGGCCTCGTTTCCCAGGGCTCATGGGGCCGGGTATGAAAATCACTGGAAAATGCTGCTGCCTCTCAGACCTGGTGGGCTTAACCTCCCCTCCCGCCCTAACGTGGGGTTGGGGCTGAGGTCCCAGGGACCTCAGCTCGGCCTTCTAGAGACAGGCGTCCCTGCAGGGTGAGCTTCCTCCGTTCCTGTCCCAGTTCTTGGCTGTCCCCAGggcctctcccttttcctgttttGACGGTGGCTCAGCCAGGCCCGGAGACAGGGGCATGATGTCTTAATCCTCCAGGTGGCGGCTGTGATGGAGGGTTCCCCATCAGCCCGGCCACCTGCTGGCCTGTCTCTCCCCCCTACCCACTCTACCTGGTGCACGACGTGGGGACCCCTGAGCCCTGGCACCCTGAGTGGGGAGAGGGCCCGCTGGCGGGTCCTcgtgcccccgccccctgcacctcTTTCCAGAaagcaggtggggtgggggactcAGTGGCCCGCCCTGGGTTCGGCTCTGGCTGCCGCAACACTCATAAATCAGGGGTGAAGGGGGTGTCGGAAATGGGTCTGCGGAATGTctggccggggcggggcgggggtgagCACTTAACTCTTAAAGCACAGGGGTGGGCAGAGGCGCTGGCCCCAGGGTGCCGGAGAGCAGCTGGCGTGGGACATGGGGGGCTCCACGCCCGCGAGGCAGCGGCAACGAAGAGGTTACGTCCCCAGCCCTGGTGGGGGGATAAATTGAGGGTGCGACGCTCCCCACCGTCCCCACCGTCCAGACCTGCCTGTCACGATGGCCCCAGGAAGagtcctcctctgctccctgctgctcctgTCACTGCAGTTGGGCCTCGGCTGGGGCCCTGGTGCTCGGGGGGCCCCGGTGGTGGAGGGAGAGCTCCGAGGGACCCAGAGGCCACAGCTGGGTAAGGCCGCCCCCCCGGGC
Protein-coding regions in this window:
- the GTF2F1 gene encoding general transcription factor IIF subunit 1 isoform X3, with the translated sequence MAALGPSSQNVTEYVVRVPKNTTKKYNIMAFNAADKVNFATWNQARLERDLSNKKIYQEEEMPESGAGSEFNRKLREEARRKKYGIVLKEFRPEDQPWLLRVNGKSGRKFKGIKKGGVTENTSYYIFTQCPDGAFEAFPVHNWYNFTPLARHRTLTAEEAEEEWERRNKVLNHFSIMQQRRLKDQDQEEEDEEKEKRSRKKASELRIHDLEDDLEMSSDDSEASGEEGGRAPKAKKKAPPTKGTKKKKKKKGSDDEAFEDSDDGDFEGQEVDYMSDGSSSQEELEGKPKVVQQEEGPKGVDEQSESSEESEEEKPPEEDKEEEEEKKAPTPQEKKRRKADSSDESDSSEESDIDSEASSALFMAKKKTPPKRERRPSGGSSRGNSRPGSPSAESGSTSSTLRAAASKLEQGKRTNETPVAKRLRLDPGPQSLSGKSTPQPQSGKSTPSSGDVQVTEDAVRRYLTRKPMTTKDLLKKFQTKKTGLSSEQTVNVLAQILKRLNPERKMISDKMHFSLKE
- the GTF2F1 gene encoding general transcription factor IIF subunit 1 isoform X2; its protein translation is MAALGPSSQNVTEYVVRVPKNTTKKYNIMAFNAADKVNFATWNQARLERDLSNKKIYQEEEMPESGAGSEFNRKLREEARRKKYGIVLKEFRPEDQPWLLRVNGKSGRKFKGIKKGGVTENTSYYIFTQCPDGAFEAFPVHNWYNFTPLARHRTLTAEEAEEEWERRNKVLNHFSIMQQRRLKDQDQEEEDEEKEKRSRKKASELRIHDLEDDLEMSSDDSEASGEEGGRAPKAKKKAPPTKGTKKKKKKKGSDDEAFEDSDDGDFEGQEVDYMSDGSSSSQEELEGKPKVVQQEEGPKGVDEQSESSEESEEEKPPEEDKEEEEEKKAPTPQEKKRRKDSSDESDSSEESDIDSEASSALFMAKKKTPPKRERRPSGGSSRGNSRPGSPSAESGSTSSTLRAAASKLEQGKRTNETPVAKRLRLDPGPQSLSGKSTPQPQSGKSTPSSGDVQVTEDAVRRYLTRKPMTTKDLLKKFQTKKTGLSSEQTVNVLAQILKRLNPERKMISDKMHFSLKE
- the GTF2F1 gene encoding general transcription factor IIF subunit 1 isoform X4, translated to MAALGPSSQNVTEYVVRVPKNTTKKYNIMAFNAADKVNFATWNQARLERDLSNKKIYQEEEMPESGAGSEFNRKLREEARRKKYGIVLKEFRPEDQPWLLRVNGKSGRKFKGIKKGGVTENTSYYIFTQCPDGAFEAFPVHNWYNFTPLARHRTLTAEEAEEEWERRNKVLNHFSIMQQRRLKDQDQEEEDEEKEKRSRKKASELRIHDLEDDLEMSSDDSEASGEEGGRAPKAKKKAPPTKGTKKKKKKKGSDDEAFEDSDDGDFEGQEVDYMSDGSSSQEELEGKPKVVQQEEGPKGVDEQSESSEESEEEKPPEEDKEEEEEKKAPTPQEKKRRKDSSDESDSSEESDIDSEASSALFMAKKKTPPKRERRPSGGSSRGNSRPGSPSAESGSTSSTLRAAASKLEQGKRTNETPVAKRLRLDPGPQSLSGKSTPQPQSGKSTPSSGDVQVTEDAVRRYLTRKPMTTKDLLKKFQTKKTGLSSEQTVNVLAQILKRLNPERKMISDKMHFSLKE
- the GTF2F1 gene encoding general transcription factor IIF subunit 1 isoform X1, with the protein product MAALGPSSQNVTEYVVRVPKNTTKKYNIMAFNAADKVNFATWNQARLERDLSNKKIYQEEEMPESGAGSEFNRKLREEARRKKYGIVLKEFRPEDQPWLLRVNGKSGRKFKGIKKGGVTENTSYYIFTQCPDGAFEAFPVHNWYNFTPLARHRTLTAEEAEEEWERRNKVLNHFSIMQQRRLKDQDQEEEDEEKEKRSRKKASELRIHDLEDDLEMSSDDSEASGEEGGRAPKAKKKAPPTKGTKKKKKKKGSDDEAFEDSDDGDFEGQEVDYMSDGSSSSQEELEGKPKVVQQEEGPKGVDEQSESSEESEEEKPPEEDKEEEEEKKAPTPQEKKRRKADSSDESDSSEESDIDSEASSALFMAKKKTPPKRERRPSGGSSRGNSRPGSPSAESGSTSSTLRAAASKLEQGKRTNETPVAKRLRLDPGPQSLSGKSTPQPQSGKSTPSSGDVQVTEDAVRRYLTRKPMTTKDLLKKFQTKKTGLSSEQTVNVLAQILKRLNPERKMISDKMHFSLKE